The window acaaacacaaaaggaaaaaggagaggaacaCGTTACATGTTTTCTAGGCCCTTTAGAAAACATGGTGTTGTTCCTTTGGCTACATATATGCGAATATACAAGAAAGGTGATATTGTAGATATCAAGGGTATAGACACAATTCAGCAAGAAATGCCCCACAAATGTTACCATGGCAAGACTGGATGGGTCTATAATGTTACTCAACATGCTGTAGGCATTGTTGTAAACAAACAGGTTAAGGGCAAGATTCTAGCCAAGAAAATTAATGTGCGTATTGAGCATATTAAGCATTCTAAGAGCAGAGATAGCTTcctgaagagggtaaaagaaaatgaccagaagaagaaggaagccaaagaaaaaggcACCTGGGTTCAACTGAAATGTCAGCCTGCTACACCCAGAGAAACACACTTTGTGAGGACCAATGGCAAGGAACCCGAGCTGTTGGAACCAATCCCCTATGAATTTATGgcataaatgactaaaaaacataataaaaagattcttggattatgaaaaaaaaaaaagaaagccagggaagtcagtaggtagatcagaggagggagagagttctaggcaAGGGCTGGGGCATCCAGAGAAAACACTAGGAgtccagagatggagtgtcttgtttgtggaacagtcaggaggcctgTGTTACTGGACTGAGGAGTAGGTGGTAGGGAATAAAGTttatgaagactggaaaggtagaaagggactaGGTGATactttgaagttcaaatgaagcaatttttttttttttttagtgaggcaattggggttaagtgacttgcccagggtcacacagctagtaagtgttatgtgtctgaggccggatttgaactcaggtactcctgactccagggccggtgctttctccactgtgccacctagctgcccccaaaatgaagcattttgtatttgatcctggagccgATAAGGTGCCACCATAGTCTGgctaggggaatgacatggttggacctgtactttaggaaaatcattttagtgactgaatgggTTATTGGAAGATGGGCTGGGATGGGAAGATACTTGAGGCAAGCACCAGCAGTCTATTAccataatccaggcatgaggtgatgaaggcctgcaccagagtggtggcagtgccAGAGGGATGTATTGGAGAgttgttgcaaagatgaaattgacaTATCTTAGCAACAAATTGACATGTCTCTTAGCAACAAAGAGataatgaggagttgaggatcaTTTCTAGAACCTGAGGGATTGGGAAGATGTTGTTGCTCTCTAAAGTAAtatggaaggtaggaaggggaggaggatgaACAATGAGCTCC is drawn from Dromiciops gliroides isolate mDroGli1 chromosome 2, mDroGli1.pri, whole genome shotgun sequence and contains these coding sequences:
- the LOC122738128 gene encoding 60S ribosomal protein L21-like — encoded protein: MTNTKGKRRGTRYMFSRPFRKHGVVPLATYMRIYKKGDIVDIKGIDTIQQEMPHKCYHGKTGWVYNVTQHAVGIVVNKQVKGKILAKKINVRIEHIKHSKSRDSFLKRVKENDQKKKEAKEKGTWVQLKCQPATPRETHFVRTNGKEPELLEPIPYEFMA